A segment of the Methanothermococcus thermolithotrophicus DSM 2095 genome:
ACACGTTTTATCTCATCATAAGATAAACTAACGTTTGTCAAAACTTCAACCACATCTGCAGTACCAGCTGCCGAAGTTATGGCCCTTGAAGAAGTTTTGGGAATTTTAATACCTGCTGCAGCCACAATAGGGATCGTTAAAAGTGCATACTTGTTACCTGGAACTCCCCCGATACTATGGACATCTGCAACAATTCCATCTTCCCATTCAATCATATCTCCTGTTTCAGCCATTCTTTTGGTCATCTCTACAACTTCATCCATTCCCATTCCGTTAATAAAAGTAGATGAGACAAAAGCTGCAATTTCAATATTTGAAAGCTTTCTTGAAACTATTTCATCAACTATTGTACGTATCTCATGAGGTTTTAAAGTCTGCCCTTCCATCTTTTTCTTAATATAATTTACTGAAACTGGTTTTTGGGCATGTCTTATTTTTATTTCTTCGCCTTCCTTAATAGGAATACTTTTAAGAATCTCGCTTAGAATACCAACTTCTCCTTTATTTACCATTTCTTTTGTTGAATAAAGTGTGCCTATAAAAGAACCTTCTGAGGTTTCCACTAAAACCCTATCTTGAGGGTAGTATGGAGTGCCCTTTAAATCCTCTTCATTTATGATAACGGCATTTGCACCTAAATCCAAGTCCACATATTTAGTCTTTAAAAATAGCATCAGCTCCCTCCCTAGTTAATATACATACAAACTTTAAAATTTGAGGTATAAATAATTGATGATATAATATTCTAAAAATTTATGATAATTTTACAAATGAATACATTACAATATCTTAAATTTGATTTAAGTGATAATTACATTATTATGTTTGAATTGAACATGATATATTATTTTACTTAATCTTAGAGTAGATATATTTGAAAAATAGTTAAAAATAATGGAAATAAGTAGATAAATATTACAAACTGTGTTAGCAAATCTTACTTCCAACAGGAACATCTTTGTCAGGTGTTAAAAGAGCTACAACATCATCTCCGGCTGCTAAAACCATGCCTTGGGATTCAACACCGCAGAGTTTTGCAGGTTTTAAGTTACATACTAAAACAATTTTTTTTCCAACGAGCTCCTCAGGTTCATAGTGTCCTTTTATACCTGCAACAACCTGTCTTTTTTCATCGCCAATATCTACAATCAATTTTAACAATTTTTTTGATTTTGGGATGTCCTCTGCCTCTAAAATTTGAGCTACTCTTAAGTCCAAGTTATCAAAGTAATCTATGCCAATTAATTCCATTTTTTCACCATTAGACTTTTTTGTTTTGTTTTTACCTTTATTTTTTCCATCTGTTTTTGGCTCCTTCGATGCCATCAATTTTTCTTTCATCTTTTTGATGTCTTCGTCTTCGACTTTTTTAAATATAACCTTTGGTTTTTTTAACTTTTTCCCTCTCAATTCTAAGTCAACTTCTTCGCCCATTAAATCCAAAATTTCCAAGGTCTTTTTAGGCATGAATGGATACAACAGGTATAGTATGTATTTGACTACGGTACAACAGGTGTATAGAACTTCTTTTAATCTTGTTTCGTCTTTAATTGTCCAAGGTTCCATACTCTGGAAATATGTGTTTCCTTCCTTTGCAAGATGGATTATATTCATTAATGCATCTTTGAAGTTGTAGCTCCTTATGTTCTTATCTACATTAGTTAGTGTTTCTTCACATTTCATTAAAAGTGCTTTATCTTCTTCTTTTAGGCTCTCCTTATCTGCAATTGGAACTTCTTTGAATTTTCTCTGAGTAAATACCAAAGTTCTGTGGATGAAGTTTCCAATAATATCGATGAGCTCGGTGTTTATTCTCTTCTGGAATTCGTCCCATGAAAAATCGCTGTCCCTATTTAATGGAGCATTTATCATCAAGAAGTATCTTAAATAATCTGATTCAAAGTTTTCAACAAAGTCCTTGACCCAGACTACCCATTTTTTACTTGTACTCATTTTTCTTCCTTCCAATGTCAGGTAGCCCCCACTGATTACAGAAGACGGTAGGTTATAGTCACCGTTGGCAAGTATCATACCTGGCCAAAATACGGAGTGGTGAACGGTTATATCCTTTCCAATAAAGTGATATATTTTTACATCTTCTTCATTTTCTTTACCAACTGGATTCGAAAATCTTTGATTTTCGTAACCTACTGGATTCGAAAACCGAAGGTTTTCGTAATTTTTTAACCAATATTCTTTCCAAACGTCCCCTAACTGTTTTGTAAATGAAATATAACCTATAGGGGCTTCCAACCAAACATACATGACTTGGTTTGGATTCTCAGGTATTGGAACTCCCCATTTTATATCCCTTGAAATATCCCAGTCGTGGAGCTCTTCAATCCATCTTAAAGCCAAATTCTTTACATGTTCCGGCATCTCTTCTGAGCTCTTAATGTACTCCTCTAAATCACTATTCAAGGCACTTAATTTAAAGAAATAATGTGTTGTCTTTCTGATTTCTGGTTTGGCATTACAGTGAACACAGTATGGGTCTATTAACTCTGTAGGTTCGAGGTGTCTTCCACAGACTTCACAGTGGTCTCCTCTAGCTTCTCCATCGCAGAACGGACAGGTACCTTCGACATACCTATCTGCTAAAAATCTGTCACATTTTGGACAGTAAAATTGCTCAATTTCCTTTTCGTATATGTATCCGTTCTCTCTTAATTTTTTATAGAATTCTTGGGCAGTTTTGATATGTATATCACTGTGGGTTCTTCCAAAGGAATCAAAAACCACATTTAAACTATCCAAATCATGTTTTATCTCATTGTGGTACTTTTCAACAATATCTTCCGGAGTAACCCCTTCTTTTTCTGCAGTTAATGTAATAGGAACCCCGTGGTTATCTGTTCCACCAACATGTATGACATCTTCCCCTTTTAATTTCAAATATCTCGTCATAATATCCGCTGGGATATAGGTACTCCTAGCATGTCCAAGATGCAAAGGACCGTTTGTATATGCAAGGGCAGTTGTAATAAGATACTTCATTATTTCCCTCCGTGACATTCGTATTATAGTATTTTAGTTGTGATTGATTAGCTTAACTATTAGCATTTTTAAATATATATTATTGTTTAAAACTAAAATGAATTTAATTTAAAAATATGAGATTGATTTACCAGAGCTCTCGGAACAACTACACTTAAAAAAAATTTTAGCCAAATCATATTTCTTATGTTACTAAGAAGGTGGTATATATAGTACTTCCACAATAATATATATTAAATTTAAATTAAATTAGATAATATTTTTCAAAACTAACATAGTTAGTTTTGTTAACTTTGTGGAAGCACCATACATTAAAATCAAT
Coding sequences within it:
- the metG gene encoding methionine--tRNA ligase, coding for MKYLITTALAYTNGPLHLGHARSTYIPADIMTRYLKLKGEDVIHVGGTDNHGVPITLTAEKEGVTPEDIVEKYHNEIKHDLDSLNVVFDSFGRTHSDIHIKTAQEFYKKLRENGYIYEKEIEQFYCPKCDRFLADRYVEGTCPFCDGEARGDHCEVCGRHLEPTELIDPYCVHCNAKPEIRKTTHYFFKLSALNSDLEEYIKSSEEMPEHVKNLALRWIEELHDWDISRDIKWGVPIPENPNQVMYVWLEAPIGYISFTKQLGDVWKEYWLKNYENLRFSNPVGYENQRFSNPVGKENEEDVKIYHFIGKDITVHHSVFWPGMILANGDYNLPSSVISGGYLTLEGRKMSTSKKWVVWVKDFVENFESDYLRYFLMINAPLNRDSDFSWDEFQKRINTELIDIIGNFIHRTLVFTQRKFKEVPIADKESLKEEDKALLMKCEETLTNVDKNIRSYNFKDALMNIIHLAKEGNTYFQSMEPWTIKDETRLKEVLYTCCTVVKYILYLLYPFMPKKTLEILDLMGEEVDLELRGKKLKKPKVIFKKVEDEDIKKMKEKLMASKEPKTDGKNKGKNKTKKSNGEKMELIGIDYFDNLDLRVAQILEAEDIPKSKKLLKLIVDIGDEKRQVVAGIKGHYEPEELVGKKIVLVCNLKPAKLCGVESQGMVLAAGDDVVALLTPDKDVPVGSKIC